The stretch of DNA CCAGCACGTTTGCTGTGAGGCAGACCTGCAGCCAAAGAACGGTCTGCAGGGCGCTTTCAAGCCGGAAGCCCACGTCTTAAAAGTCGGCCAGACACTAACCTGGGTAAAACCGCCCAGCTAAGTGTCTCGACACGGCAAACGAGCTAGTCAACTCCGACGTTAAATAGTGACCTAACTAAGGAAACATTGATAAACCCAGTATTAACGAAAGAACAATTGATATTAGAATCACTGATTAGTGCAGGGCGGGCTGGATGATGCTCAGTGGTGAAATTTTCCTTTGCTGGTGAACCTCCAGCTTAGGAAAAGCCCGGCTTGTGAGACCGCACTTTGGCTCACAAACGTGGCCACCACGTTCCAGCATCAGTCCAGACCAACCGGAACGACAAGCTAAACAGATGCTTAATACATATGATGGCTACATTGCACTGGTCCACAGAGACAAGAGACCCACTAACTAAACAAAAAAACGCTAGCCACCATTATCGATGACTAGCGCTCAACAGTTTTATTAATTTTGAACCTTGGCAATCCGCCCTTGTTGAATATAAACACTCAAAATGGCGATATCTGCTGGGTTAACCCCGCTGATTCGCGAAGCTTGAGCAATCGTTGCCGGTTGGATCTTCTTTAACTTTTGATGCGCTTCGGTGGCTAAACCATCGATAGCATCATAGTCAATCCGATCTGGAATCTTCTTAGCTTCCATCTTCTTCAAATGGTCGACACGGTCTTCGGCCTTTTTGATGTAGCCAGCGTACTTGATCTGAATCTCGACTTGTTCAATAATATGCCGTTCCAACGGTTCCGCAGAGGCTGGGATAAACTTCATCAAGTCAGCATAGCGTACTTCGGGACGTTTCAAGAAGTCCGCTGCCAAGACGCCATCTTTAAGTTCGCCAGAATTGTGATCACGCAAAAATTGATTAACTTCAGCACTAGGCTTGATTCGGATCTTGCCTAAACGGTCAAGTTCATCTGTGATAGCTTGTCGTTTTGCTTCAAATTCCGCATAACGCTCATCATCAATCAAACCTAAGTCGTGACCTTTATCTGTCAATCGTAGATCAGCATTATCATGCCGCAAAATCAATCGATATTCGGCACGACTCGTCAATAAACGATAAGGTTCTTTCGTTCCCTTAGTCACTAAATCATCGATCATGACACCAATGTAAGCATCACTACGCTTCAAAGTGAATTGGCCACGGTCTAATGCTCGTAAACCGGCATTGATTCCGGCCATTAACCCTTGTCCAGCCGCTTCTTCATAGCCTGAAGTTCCATTAGTTTGACCCGCAGTATAAAGATTCTTAACTAGCTTGGTTTCCAAAGTCGCTTTTAATTGGTAAGGAGACACCACATCGTATTCAATTGCATAGCCTGGACGCATCATTTCAGCGTCTTCGAGGCCTTTAATTGAATGCAAAATACGTTGTTGCACTTCTTCTGGCATTGAGGTCGATAAGCCTTGCACGTACCATTCATCCGTATGACGACCTTCTGGTTCCAAGAAGAGTTGGTGACGCTTCTTGTCAGCGAAACGCACGATTTTATCTTCAATTGAAGGACAATACCGCGGACCCACCCCTTCAATCACACCCGTAAACATAGGCGCCCGATCGAGGTTTTCTCTAATAATCTTGTGCGTCGTCTCATTGGTATAAGTTAACCAGCAAGATAATTGATGCGCCAAGTCTAAATAGTCTTCGTCTTTAGTTTCGAAGCTAAAATGATGGGGTTCTGGATCACCCGGTTGTTCTTCAGTCACACTATAATCAATCGTGTTGCCATCAACCCGTGGTGGTGTCCCAGTCTTGAAACGTTCTAGGTCAAAACCTAGTCTTTCCAAATCACCCGATAATTTCATCGCTGGTTGAGAATTGTTTGGACCAGAAGAATACATCAATTCACCAATGATGATCTTGCCACGAGCGGCTGTCCCAGTGGTCAACACGACACTCTTAGCACTGTAACGCGCCCCAGTATTCGTGATGACCCCTTTGCAGACACCATCTTCTACGATCAAGCCATCGACAATGCCTTGGCGCAACGTCAAGTTAGGTTCACGTTCAATCGTATGTTTCATTTCTGAATGGTAAGCGTGCTTATCAGCCTGCGCGCGTAAAGCCCGCACCGCTGGACCTTTACCAGTATTGAGCATCCGCATCTGGACGTAAGTCTTATCAATGTTACGGCCCATTTCGCCACCTAAAGCGTCGATTTCGCGGACCACAATTCCCTTAGCTGGACCCCCAACAGAGGGGTTACATGGCATAAACGCAACCATATCCAAGTTAATGGTCATGAGTAACGTCCGATTGCCCATCCGTGCAGCAGCTAATGCCGCTTCGGAGCCGGCATGACCAGCCCCAACGACGATCACGTCATAGGCCCGGCCAGTATATTCCTTTACTTCTGTCATAATTAAGTCTTTCCTCCGTACCGCTTACTTACCCAAACAGAACTGGCTAAATAATTGGTCGATTAATTCATCTTCATAGCTATCCCCGGTAATTTGCCCGAGAAATTCCCAACAACGTGTCATATCAATTTGGACCAAGTCAACCGGCATCCCCGCTGCAATCCCTGTTTGGACGTCTTGGAGCGCTTGTTTGGCTTGATTTAACAACCCGATATGTCGCGCATTAGTGACCATGACACTATTCTGACTGCTCTCAATGCCTTCATTAAAGAACATTTTCGCAATCCGTTGTTCAAGTTGCTCAACACCTGCTTGCTGCAACACGGACATGCTCATCACATCAGCCGGATCGACCGCTGTGAATAATTCCGCTTGGTCTAATTTAGCAGGTAAATCTGTTTTATTTAAAATAACGATTCGTTTTGACGATTTAGTTTCAGCTAACAAAGCCTGATCTTCTTTGGTTAGCGGCTGACTGTTATCCAAAACTAATAGCACGAGATCCGCTGCGCCAATCGCTTTACGACTACGTTCGACCCCGATCTTTTCGACTTTATCATCGGTATCTCGAATCCCGGCCGTATCCACTAACTTCAACGGCACGCCGCGAACGTTCACGTACTCTTCAATGACATCTCGCGTCGTCCCAGCAACATCCGTCACGATGGCTTTGTCTTCATGCAATAAATGGTTTAGCAAACTGGATTTACCCACGTTTGGTCGCCCAATAATCGCTGTGGCTAAGCCTTCACGTAAGACTTTACCTTGCTTGGCCGTGGCTAATAATTGATCAATGCTTTGACCAACTTCGGCCGCTTTTTCCTTCAACATTTTAGTCGTCATCGCTTCAACTGCATCATATTCAGGATAATCGATATTCACTTCAACTTGCGCCAATACATCTAAGATATCTTGCCGTAAGTGACGAATTAAGGTCGATAGATCCCCATCTAACTGGTTTAAGGCAACTTTCATCGATTTGTCCGTTTTCGCACGGATCAGATCCATGACGGCTTCAGCTTGGGATAAATCAAGCCGACCATTTAAAAAGGCCCGTTTCGTAAACTCACCAGGTTCGGCCATCCGCGCACCGTGACTCAAAATCAACTGGAGAATCTCATTCGTAGCAACTAAGCCACCATGACAATTGATTTCAATGATATCTTCACGAGTGTACGTTTTCGGCGCTCGCATGACGGAAGCCATCACTTCATCGACTTCTTGTTGCGATTCGGGGTCCACAATGTGTCCATAATTAATCGTATGAGAGTGAACTTTACGTAAGTCCTTCCCCTTAAAAATCTGTGCAACTACCTCAAATGTTTTATCACCGCTAATGCGGATGATAGAGATCCCACCTTCACCAGGTGGCGTCGAGATCGCCGCAATCGTGTCAAATTCCGTGGTCGCTGGCATAACCGATCAAGTCCTTTCTTTACGTCGTTTCAGCGTTTCACCGCCTAATACCATACCAAATTTTGTGGTCAATTAGTTAATAATATGTCCTAAAATGCAGAAAAAAAGCGCCTAGTCCACGCCACCTTAAAGCGTGGATAAAGCACTTTGACTACTTTATCTAAAAGATAAGAATGATTAACACTTACTATAATAGCTCATTTGTCGTTTGTCAAACGCCTGTTTGCATTCCAAATAGCCCCTTATTTGCGCGCGGCAACCACGACGGCCCGATGAGGATCGCGACCTTCCGAGAACGTAGTCACGTGGCGATTATTGGCTAGTTCCGCATGGATTAATTTGCGTTCAAACGATGGCATTGGATCTAGAAAAACTTGCTTGCCGGTCGCAATCGCTTCCCGGGCCGTACTTTCCGCTAGCCGTTGCAACGTTTCCTCACGACGTTCCCGATAGTCATCGACATCTAAAACCACATTCACATGTGACGCGCCATGATGATTCATATAAACTTGTGCCAAATCCTGCAAGGCATTGATCGTGCGACCATGTTTGCCAATTAAGAGCCCTTGTTTTTCAGTATCAAAATTCAAGGTCGCATAGCGATTCCCAAAATCAACGTCTAAGTCCGCCGTGATGCCCAACTGTTTCACAATTTCTAATAAGTAGGCGCTCAAGTCACGCACCGCTTGCTCATTGGCTGCTTGCCGGGCGGCGATTTGTTCAGGCGTCCGTTCTGGTGTCGCGGATGCGGCTACGCTCGAGTTGGCCGCTGAAGTTGCGATCACAACTTTTGCTGCCGAAGAGACTACTGATTGCGTTGAAGCTGGTGCTAGCTTGCTCACAGACTGTGGTTTTGGCTGGGCAACCGGCTTGGCCGTCACCTTGGGCTGATTTTTTACAGCAGCCGCAGCACTGGCCGGACGCGTTGCTGACTTCACTGGTTGTTCAGTGGCACTAGCTGGCGCAGCAGATTGCGGTTTAGCCGTTAGTCGAACTTGTGCCGCTTGTTTGCCCAAACCTAAAAAGCCCTTCTTTGGTTCCGCAACGACTTCAAGCTCAACCTGATCACGGGTTAAATGCATTTGTTTTAAACCAGCCGCCGTAGCAGCTGCGACGGTATTACCTTCAAATACTGTCATACGATTTCCTCCTCGATAAAAATACCTAGGTTCATTATAGCATTACCCTATGACGGACGGGAATCTAGGTCATATTTGCTACTTTTAGACCTTTTTCGCTGGCAAAACTATCGTTATGACTAATCAATCAAGGCCAAAACGTTATTGACTAAGCGGTAAAGAACGATGGTGTATGTATTCTGGATGGCACTTTTGCTGATTCCTACCTTGATAGCCGAAACGTGGTAGTGTCAACTGCGAGCTCCGCTTATCCCGGTTAAGTCACTGCTCGGAAGCCCCCCCTACTTCAATAGCCGAAACGTGTTTGGCCAAACTGCGTCCTCCGCTTAGCTACGCCAGTCAACCACTCGGAAAAACACCGAGTAATTGACTGGCTGGGCTATGCTCGGAAGCAACCCGTTTGACCTCACACTCTGACCGTAAAAAAAAGACCCACCACATGGGCAGGTCCATTTGTATTTAACGTTTATGATTCCGAATCGCACGCTTTTTAGCTCTTTCAAGGTTGCGTGTCCGGTCTCGTTCTTTGGCCTTCTTCTCTGCCCGTTCGCGATTGATCTTGAAGGGGTTTTGTAGTAACAAGGTCTGTCCAACCTGGAACGCGTTGGAAATAACCCAGTATAAGGATAACGCGGATGGGACGTTGATGGCAGTAATCAAAATGACTAATGGCATCAAGTACGTCATCGAAGTGGTCATCCCGTTTTGCTCTGGCTGCGACTTCATCGACAACCATGAACTAGCAAACGTGA from Lactiplantibacillus brownii encodes:
- the mnmG gene encoding tRNA uridine-5-carboxymethylaminomethyl(34) synthesis enzyme MnmG, with the translated sequence MTEVKEYTGRAYDVIVVGAGHAGSEAALAAARMGNRTLLMTINLDMVAFMPCNPSVGGPAKGIVVREIDALGGEMGRNIDKTYVQMRMLNTGKGPAVRALRAQADKHAYHSEMKHTIEREPNLTLRQGIVDGLIVEDGVCKGVITNTGARYSAKSVVLTTGTAARGKIIIGELMYSSGPNNSQPAMKLSGDLERLGFDLERFKTGTPPRVDGNTIDYSVTEEQPGDPEPHHFSFETKDEDYLDLAHQLSCWLTYTNETTHKIIRENLDRAPMFTGVIEGVGPRYCPSIEDKIVRFADKKRHQLFLEPEGRHTDEWYVQGLSTSMPEEVQQRILHSIKGLEDAEMMRPGYAIEYDVVSPYQLKATLETKLVKNLYTAGQTNGTSGYEEAAGQGLMAGINAGLRALDRGQFTLKRSDAYIGVMIDDLVTKGTKEPYRLLTSRAEYRLILRHDNADLRLTDKGHDLGLIDDERYAEFEAKRQAITDELDRLGKIRIKPSAEVNQFLRDHNSGELKDGVLAADFLKRPEVRYADLMKFIPASAEPLERHIIEQVEIQIKYAGYIKKAEDRVDHLKKMEAKKIPDRIDYDAIDGLATEAHQKLKKIQPATIAQASRISGVNPADIAILSVYIQQGRIAKVQN
- the mnmE gene encoding tRNA uridine-5-carboxymethylaminomethyl(34) synthesis GTPase MnmE, with product MPATTEFDTIAAISTPPGEGGISIIRISGDKTFEVVAQIFKGKDLRKVHSHTINYGHIVDPESQQEVDEVMASVMRAPKTYTREDIIEINCHGGLVATNEILQLILSHGARMAEPGEFTKRAFLNGRLDLSQAEAVMDLIRAKTDKSMKVALNQLDGDLSTLIRHLRQDILDVLAQVEVNIDYPEYDAVEAMTTKMLKEKAAEVGQSIDQLLATAKQGKVLREGLATAIIGRPNVGKSSLLNHLLHEDKAIVTDVAGTTRDVIEEYVNVRGVPLKLVDTAGIRDTDDKVEKIGVERSRKAIGAADLVLLVLDNSQPLTKEDQALLAETKSSKRIVILNKTDLPAKLDQAELFTAVDPADVMSMSVLQQAGVEQLEQRIAKMFFNEGIESSQNSVMVTNARHIGLLNQAKQALQDVQTGIAAGMPVDLVQIDMTRCWEFLGQITGDSYEDELIDQLFSQFCLGK
- the jag gene encoding RNA-binding cell elongation regulator Jag/EloR, with amino-acid sequence MTVFEGNTVAAATAAGLKQMHLTRDQVELEVVAEPKKGFLGLGKQAAQVRLTAKPQSAAPASATEQPVKSATRPASAAAAVKNQPKVTAKPVAQPKPQSVSKLAPASTQSVVSSAAKVVIATSAANSSVAASATPERTPEQIAARQAANEQAVRDLSAYLLEIVKQLGITADLDVDFGNRYATLNFDTEKQGLLIGKHGRTINALQDLAQVYMNHHGASHVNVVLDVDDYRERREETLQRLAESTAREAIATGKQVFLDPMPSFERKLIHAELANNRHVTTFSEGRDPHRAVVVAARK